The following are encoded together in the Lactuca sativa cultivar Salinas chromosome 1, Lsat_Salinas_v11, whole genome shotgun sequence genome:
- the LOC111915916 gene encoding purple acid phosphatase 23 gives MEGRLLKSLTMMMVILMSASAKIPTTMDGPFNPETRKFDPSLRRGSDDLPMNHTRLKKNVTSNFPEQIALALSTPNSMWVSWITGDAQIGKNVTPLDPSSVASEVWYGKKSGVYSKKRHGVSVIYNQLYPFKGLLNYTSGIIHHVKIDGLVPGTTYYYKCGDSSIPAMSDERLFKTLPLPSPNAYPSRIGVVGDLGLTSNTTTTIDHLIQNDPSLVVMVGDLSYANQYLTTGGDGASCFSCAFPDAPIRETYQPRWDGWGRFMEPLISRVPMMIIEGNHEIEPQASGVTFESYLKRFAVPSKESRSNTNFYYSFDAGGIHFIMLGAYIDYNKTGAQYSWLQNDLRKLNRSVTPWLVATWHSPWYNSYSSHYQEFECMRLEMEELLYEYHVDIVFSGHVHAYERMNRVYNYSLDPCGPVYITIGDGGNIEKVDVEFADEPGKCPSPSDNIPEFGGVCHTNFTSGPAKGKFCWDKQPEWSAFRESSFGHGILEVVNSTYALWTWHRNQDIYKENDIGDQIYIVRQPELCSVSPQLSQTKQSDATGFGVHDLHGSSSCFLIFVIAFTWLHFL, from the exons ACCCGGAAACCCGAAAATTCGACCCATCACTTCGTCGAGGCAGCGACGATTTGCCCATGAATCATACCAGATTAAAGAAAAATGTGACTTCAAATTTTCCAGAACAAATTGCTTTAGCACTTTCCACTCCAAATTCCATGTGGGTTTCATGGATCACTG GGGATGCACAAATTGGGAAGAATGTAACGCCACTCGATCCATCGAGTGTTGCTAGTGAAGTGTGGTATGGAAAAAAAAGCGGGGTGTATTCGAAGAAACGACATGGAGTTTCAGTGATTTATAATCAGCTATATCCATTCAAGGGGCTTCTTAATTACACTTCCGGGATCATCCATCATGTCAAAATTGATG GTCTTGTACCTGGTACGACTTATTACTATAAATGTGGAGACAGTTCTATTCCGGCGATGAGCGACGAGCGTCTTTTCAAAACGTTACCGTTGCCCAGCCCTAACGCATACCCTAGTAGAATCGGAGTCGTCGGAGACCTTGGCCTTACTTCAAATACGACCACCACTATCGATCATCTGATTCAAAATGATCCATCTCTTGTTGTAATGGTGGGTGACCTAAGTTACGCTAATCAGTACCTTACAACTGGTGGCGATGGTGCTTCCTGCTTCTCTTGTGCTTTTCCCGATGCCCCAATTCGTGAAACATATCAACCCCGTTGGGATGGATGGGGAAG GTTCATGGAGCCCTTGATCTCTAGAGTACCCATGATGATCATTGAAGGTAACCATGAGATCGAACCACAAGCTTCTGGTGTCACCTTCGAATCATATCTAAAAAGATTCGCAGTTCCCTCCAAGGAGTCACGCTCTAACACCAATTTCTACTACTCATTTGATGCGGGAGGCATACACTTCATCATGTTAGGAGCATATATTGACTACAATAAAACCG gtgCACAATATTCTTGGCTTCAAAACGACTTGAGAAAATTAAACCGAAGTGTGACACCTTGGTTAGTGGCCACATGGCATTCCCCTTGGTACAATAGTTATTCCTCACATTATCAAGAATTTGAGTGTATGAGGCTAGAAATGGAAGAACTTTTGTATGAGTATCATGTTGACATTGTGTTCTCTGGTCAT GTGCATGCTTATGAGCGGATGAATAGAGTGTATAATTACAGTTTAGACCCTTGTGGGCCCGTGTATATAACAATTGGAGATGGTGGTAACATTGAGAAGGTTGATGTTGAATTCGCAGATGAACCTGGAAAATGTCCTTCACCTAGTGATAATATACCTGAATTTGGAGGGGTATGTCATACAAATTTCACCTCTGGTCCTGCAAAGGGGAAATTTTGTTGGGATAAACAACCCGAATGGAGTGCATTTAGAGAAAGCAGCTTTGGACATGGCATCCTCGAG GTCGTGAATTCTACATATGCACTATGGACATGGCATCGAAACCAGGATATTTATAAGGAAAACGACATTGGTGATCAGATCTACATTGTTCGCCAACCTGAGTTGTGTTCGGTTTCTCCACAG CTTAGTCAAACGAAGCAATCGGATGCAACCGGATTCGGAGTTCATGATTTGCATGGTTCATCATCTTGTTTCTTGATCTTTGTCATTGCCTTTACATGGCTTCATTTTCTGTAA